One genomic window of Arachis hypogaea cultivar Tifrunner chromosome 8, arahy.Tifrunner.gnm2.J5K5, whole genome shotgun sequence includes the following:
- the LOC112707410 gene encoding uncharacterized protein isoform X3, with protein MDATALTSGALMVFYTKEIFIIGHGIETASKLQGSTPHDQLLIQTSDSFSGLLLFTIGFLVFMVSSVKDSEFQSFFAKGCVLLHISMAIWRFCFEREVEDLAYDWPRHAVGDIALAISWVFFLVYSWGEKYD; from the coding sequence CACTTACCAGTGGGGCCTTAATGGTATTCTACACCAAAGAGATATTTATCATTGGGCATGGAATTGAAACAGCAAGCAAGCTTCAAGGGTCAACACCCCATGATCAGCTTCTGATTCAAACCTCAGATTCATTCTCAGGGTTGCTGCTGTTCACAATTGGGTTCCTTGTGTTCATGGTTTCTAGTGTGAAGGACAGTGAGTTCCAAAGCTTCTTTGCAAAAGGGTGTGTGCTCCTTCACATTTCAATGGCTATTTGGAGGTTCTGCTTTGAGAGGGAGGTTGAGGATCTTGCATATGATTGGCCAAGGCATGCTGTTGGAGACATTGCTTTGGCCATTTCATGGGTCTTCTTTCTTGTCTACTCATGGGGTGAAAAATATGATTAG
- the LOC112707408 gene encoding cytochrome c oxidase copper chaperone 2, whose product MGEAKQCSSSSVNGSSSTISSEAPKPRKKICCACPETKRLRDECIVQHGEDSCTKWIEAHRLCLRSEGFNV is encoded by the coding sequence ATGGGTGAAGCAAAGcaatgttcttcttcttctgttaaTGGCAGCAGCAGCACCATAAGTTCTGAAGCCCCAAAACCGAGGAAGAAAATCTGCTGTGCTTGCCCTGAAACTAAGAGGCTCAGAGATGAATGCATAGTTCAGCATGGTGAAGACTCTTGTACAAAATGGATTGAAGCTCACCGTTTGTGTCTTCGTTCTGAGGGGTTCAATGTTTGA